A genome region from Penicillium psychrofluorescens genome assembly, chromosome: 3 includes the following:
- a CDS encoding uncharacterized protein (ID:PFLUO_005445-T1.cds;~source:funannotate), with translation MGGALDPKNGIYMGGWGDFGCPTPQRIATYSLSSNRQRPFAGAAHAAVFNVFRRFRHQVLYVVPPFVAAYAAMNWAIERNEYLNSKPGRLEAGEE, from the exons ATGGGTGGCGCTCTGGATCCTAAGAACGGAAT TTACATGGGTGGCTGGGGCGATTTTG GCTGCCCGACTCCCCAGCGCATCGCTACCTACTCCCTCTCGTCTAACCGCCAGCGCCCTTTCGCCGGTGCCGCCCACGCCGCCGTCTTCAACGTCTTCCGCCGCTTCCGCCACCAGGTGCTCTACGTGGTGCCGCCGTTCGTTGCTGCGTACGCCGCCATGAACTGGGCCATTGAGCG CAACGAGTACCTGAACTCCAAGCCCGGCCGCCTtgaggctggcgaggagtAA